The following nucleotide sequence is from Desulfocurvibacter africanus subsp. africanus DSM 2603.
AACCCGGACCAGAGAATGATATCGGCGGTCTGGTCGGGCTCCAGCAGCACGGGCTGTCCGCACCGGCTGCACTCCGCGTACAACAGGTCGTTCGCGAATCGCTTAGGCATCATGCTCCACTTTGGGTTGAGGACTGATTCCCAAGTAATCATCCCCTCTGAGATGTAAAGTCGGTCTGTCGGGGATGTTCGGACGCTTGATCCGAATTTCGCCGACAAGATTGTCGGACAGAATCCCTCGACTGTCAAAGAAATCCTGACATGGCTAAGGTTTCCGTATCTATAGCAGATTGCTTTTAAGACGCTCGCTCCGGCGTTGACGGCGCAAGTGAATTGCGCCTACGCCGAAGCTAGCTGCAAGCCATGCCGACGCATGGCTTGCAGAGCATTTTCAAAAGCAAAATGCTCTGGCGGTTTTCTGGCGAGCCGAGCAATACGCCACGCCTTGGACCAAAGCCCATTGGCATCATCAGGGGTGACCTTCTCCAAAAGCGTACGCGGTGCCCTGTGACGGGCCTCCTCGTGTGAGTCTTATTTCGTCCGAGGCAATGGCATACGGCAAGCTGATTACGCCTTCCTGGCCTGTAAACAACGCTATAGCTTCAACAAGTAGTCAACCACCGCTGACTTGCTCTTCGCATCCATATCCTTGAACGAGGGCATGACGCCCACGGGCTCGTTGAGCTGGCGCAGCAGGTTGGCCTCGTTCACGGGCCTGTCGCTTACGGGCAGGGTGCCTCGCGCGGCGAGATTCTTGAGTCCTGGGCCGAAGCCGCCCTGCACTGAATCGCGTGGATGGCAACCGGCGCAACGGCTGTTGAAGATCTCGGCTCCCAGGCTGGAGATGTCCTCGGACGTGTCGGCTTCGCTACGGTGCCAGGCGAAGGTCAGGACCATGATCGCCATGAGTCCGGCAGTGATCAAGGACGCGTTACGGAGCGCCGTGGTTCGCATAGGCAGCCTCCCGGCTGTCAATCCAGAAATGAAAAGTATTCGAGTCGAATCCTTCGCTCGGGCACG
It contains:
- a CDS encoding c-type cytochrome, which gives rise to MRTTALRNASLITAGLMAIMVLTFAWHRSEADTSEDISSLGAEIFNSRCAGCHPRDSVQGGFGPGLKNLAARGTLPVSDRPVNEANLLRQLNEPVGVMPSFKDMDAKSKSAVVDYLLKL